The genomic stretch CGATGCAGGTTTGGGATTTGAAACCAATATCATTGTAAAGCAGGATATTGACGAAGTTCTCAAAAAGCAGTTTAAAGCCAAAAACTATCGACCGCAGACCATCATGCTTTCCGGCAATACCGATTGCTATCAGCCTGCTGAAAAAAAATATCAATTGACCAGAAAAATTCTTCAGCTTTGCTTGGAAGTAAGTCATCCGGTAAGCGTGATTACTAAAAATAGTCTTATTCAGCGTGATGCAGATATTATAATGGCGCTGGCCCGTAAACGACTTATTCACGTATATTTTTCCATTAATCACTTAGATTCGAGGCTGAAGGCGAGTCTGGAGCCGCGTACTGCGACAGGCAAGAAAAAAATAGCCCTCATCCGCCAATTTACCCAATTGGGGATTCCCTGTGGCGTGATGGTTGCCCCCATTATTCCTGCCCTGAACAATCAGGATATCACTGAAATCATCCAGAAATGTGCTGAAGCTGGTGCCTTGGCTGCTGGCTATACTGTAGTAAGGCTAAACGGGAATGTAAGGGAGGTATTCAAAGCCTGGATTCACGAGACCTATCCGGACCGGGCAGATAAGGTACTCCATCAGATCGAACAGCTGCATGGAGGAAAGCTGAATGATACCGAATGGGGAAGGCGAATAAAAGGGAATGGGCCGTTGGCGACTGTAATTGACCAAATTTTCTCCAGTGCAAAAGCGAAGTACCTTGGTGGAAGGTCCATGCCGGAGTTAGATTTTTCTGCTTTCAATGCAAATGGGCAGTTGAAGTTATTTAAATGATGAAACAATGCATAATATTTTGGAAATAGCTATTTTGGAAATGGGTAGACAGAAGGGAGAGCAACCATTTTCCTGTATAGAAGTGATCCAATGGCTATACCCGCAGGACTGGAAGCACTTCACCAAGGAAATCCTGCATTCCGCCCAATCCTTGGAAAAAGAGGGTAAAATCATCCTTTCAGAAAATGATGAGATCAAAGTGCTGTAGGGAAAAATATATGAGTGGATGATCTCGTATTAGGTATTTTAAAAGCAGCAACAAACAATAATAGCGCATATGACGACACTTCCGAAGACTCCCATACACGATATACCAGCAGGTAAACAGGTGGCCACCTTTGGCGCAGGATGTTTCTGGTGTATCGAGGCCGTGTATCAGAATATCCGTGGCGTAGAAGAGATCATGCCTGGCTATGCTGGAGGTTTTGTCCAAGGGCCCACTTACAAGGAGGTATCCACTGGTACGACTGGACATGCAGAGGTGATCCATTTCTTTTATGATCCGCACATCATTTCTTTTCAGGATCTACTGGAAGTCTTCTGGGCCACCCATGATCCCACGACACTTAACCAGCAGGGAGCGGACATTGGTCCACAGTATAGATCGGCCATTTTCTATCATACGGAAGAACAGCGAAATACAGCAGCAGAATTCAAAACATTGATCGAGAAAGCGGAAGTATATGAGAGCCCCATCGTCACGGAAATCACGGCGTTTACGAATTTTTACCCAGCGGAAAATTACCATGTCAATTATTATGAAAACCACCCGAACCAACCCTATTGTCAACTCATGATCAAACCAAAACTAGAAAAACTCAAAAAGGTATTTGGACAGCATACAAAACTGATTTAGAGCTAATCATACAGTCCGTGATCAATTCATTGGTCATGCAAGATCCTTTAATAAGTTGAGCAGTACTTTTTCTGATCTGTTGTGGGAGTGATGAAAGTCTTTATTTCCGACATCCAACGCGGGCTTCCACTTATTACAGCGGTAATACTCAAAAATAACGGGGTGAATATAGTATTTTTCACAAATGGATTTAGTATTGCTCAGTCGATCGGCGACTTTTGAAATTACCGCTGATATCACCTCTTCCCGTTTCTCCTGAACAGAAGGAAATTGGTGGCGTATAAGGTATTCTACGGCCAGAACGCTTCCTGACCATGTTCTTAAGTCCTTTGCCGTATAAGGGCCTCCTGTAGTGTTTTTTATGTATGTGTTGACCATTTCTGAATCTATTGGTATGGACTGATGCTCTGCTCCAATATGTTTAAAAAGTGCTTCTCCGGGCAGATTCCTACATTTCCTTACGATATGGGCAAGTTGTTTATGTCGGAGCGAAAGTTCTTGAACAATTCCCTTTTTACCGGGAAATGAAAACATCATCTTATCTTTATGTATGGTCACATGCTCCTGTTTCAAGGTCGTCAGGCCATAAGAACCATTTTCTTCCTCATAATATTCATTACCTATTCTTGCGTGGAGCTTTAGCAGTAGTGAAACCACTGTGGCCAATACCCTCTGTAACGGTAAGCCACTTACAGATAAATCCTCTGAAATAGCCTTTTTGATATGGGGAAGTAGCAAGCCAAAAGGATAAAGCTGCGAAAATTTGGTCTGGCTTCTTAATGTAATCCATTCTGAATGATAAAGGTATTGTTTGCGGTCTTTTTTGTCATAGCCGGTTGCTTGGATATGTCCTTTAGGGCTCTCGCAAATCCACACCTCAGTCCAGGCAGGTGGTATGACCAATGCTTTAATTCTCTTTAATATACCTGCATTCTCCACCTTTTTTCCATTGGTATAATGGTACGAAAAGCCTTTCCCACGGCGAATTCTCCTGATGCCCAAATCATCACTGTCTATATAACGTAGACCAATGATCTCGGCACATTGCTCGTTTTCCCTTGACAGAAGGGTGAGTTTTTTTTGTGTGAGTTTTTCCATGGACCGGGAAAAGCGTGGGATGGGTCAAAAAAGCCCCGGAAACCATCCGGGGCTTTTTTGGTTACAACATAAAGTGAAATGGAAAATCTACAATATGTTTTTGTCCCTTTTGTAGCCATAGTAGGCATGAACTTTATTTATAAAGTCATATTGGGGACCGGTTGGCCAGTTATCCTTATCAAAACCAGGAGATGCTTCCAGTCTGTCTTTGTCCAC from Echinicola soli encodes the following:
- a CDS encoding DNA topoisomerase IB, which codes for MEKLTQKKLTLLSRENEQCAEIIGLRYIDSDDLGIRRIRRGKGFSYHYTNGKKVENAGILKRIKALVIPPAWTEVWICESPKGHIQATGYDKKDRKQYLYHSEWITLRSQTKFSQLYPFGLLLPHIKKAISEDLSVSGLPLQRVLATVVSLLLKLHARIGNEYYEEENGSYGLTTLKQEHVTIHKDKMMFSFPGKKGIVQELSLRHKQLAHIVRKCRNLPGEALFKHIGAEHQSIPIDSEMVNTYIKNTTGGPYTAKDLRTWSGSVLAVEYLIRHQFPSVQEKREEVISAVISKVADRLSNTKSICEKYYIHPVIFEYYRCNKWKPALDVGNKDFHHSHNRSEKVLLNLLKDLA
- the msrA gene encoding peptide-methionine (S)-S-oxide reductase MsrA — encoded protein: MTTLPKTPIHDIPAGKQVATFGAGCFWCIEAVYQNIRGVEEIMPGYAGGFVQGPTYKEVSTGTTGHAEVIHFFYDPHIISFQDLLEVFWATHDPTTLNQQGADIGPQYRSAIFYHTEEQRNTAAEFKTLIEKAEVYESPIVTEITAFTNFYPAENYHVNYYENHPNQPYCQLMIKPKLEKLKKVFGQHTKLI
- a CDS encoding PA0069 family radical SAM protein, giving the protein MSDEVFKGRGSKIAPHNPYLKRKEVAEHLEGLDEEKYTEKPVTKFYQEHAKKGLSTNDSPDLPLNYSVNPYQGCEHGCIYCYARNSHQYWGFDAGLGFETNIIVKQDIDEVLKKQFKAKNYRPQTIMLSGNTDCYQPAEKKYQLTRKILQLCLEVSHPVSVITKNSLIQRDADIIMALARKRLIHVYFSINHLDSRLKASLEPRTATGKKKIALIRQFTQLGIPCGVMVAPIIPALNNQDITEIIQKCAEAGALAAGYTVVRLNGNVREVFKAWIHETYPDRADKVLHQIEQLHGGKLNDTEWGRRIKGNGPLATVIDQIFSSAKAKYLGGRSMPELDFSAFNANGQLKLFK